The following DNA comes from Shinella zoogloeoides.
CACGCGCCGTCGTCCAGCCGCGCCAGCGGTGAAGGCGGATGCAATGGAGCGCGGCGGCGGCAAGACCGACAAACGCCGTTGCCGGATGATCGGGCCGTACGGCCCACACGCCGAGGGCGGCGGTGCCGACGAGGATCGCGGTCATGTCGAACCGGTTGTAGGGGACCGGGAAGTCCGTGCGCCCGACCTTGTTGAGCCAGTTGCGCGTGAAGCTCGGCAGGATGCGCCCGCCGACGATCATCACCAGCACGACATACGCGGAGACGGCGAGCCGGATCGCCATGTAGCTATGCTCCCCGTCGATCGCCGCCACATGATAGAGAGCGTTGGCGAGCGAAAGGGCCAGCAGTCCGCCGAGCACCTTCAGGTCCTTCCACTTGCGCCCGGCCACGACCTCGCGTGTGCAGATGGCGAGGAGGGCGGGTAGGAAGAGCGCGTCGACGGCGGCCGCGACGGCGACGCCGAGCATGTCGGATGCGAGAAGCGCGATGCGCCCGGCGCACCACAGGGCGAAAAGCCCGCCGAGCGGCCAGCCGGAGACCGGCAGGCGTCCCGTCCAGTTGGGTACCGCCGTCAAAAGGAAGCCGGCGAGCACGGCGGAGGCGAAGCCGAAGAGCATTTCATGGGCGTGCCAGTTGGCCGCGCCATACTCTTCCGCAAGCGTGAGATGACCGCTGATCGCCGCGATCCACAAGGTCATGGCGGCGATGGCCCAGAGCGCGCCGCCGAGGAAGAACGGCCGGAAGCCGTAGGAGAAAAGCACCGGGCCGGTGCGGGAAAGGCCACGCGGAACGGGGCGGCTGACGGAGGGACTTGGGGGCATGGTCGTCTCTTTCCTTTGCAATCGTCAGCTTGTTCTAAGGGAGGCGAGGGGCGTTTTCTTTGCGAGATGGCAAAGAGCAAATTGCGCCTGCCAAAATGCCGCAGCAACCGGAAAGGGTAATTTGAGCCATCACAAAGAGGCCTGCGCGAATGCTCCTAAAACAGAGGGGACAGGGCGGACACATCGCCCCGTCCTTTCGAAAAGGAGATTACCAATGACCGAGCAGTTTCAGATGACACGCCGTACGATCCTCGGCGGAGCCGCCTTTGCCGGCGTCCTGACGCCGATCATTGCGGCGTCGATGGCCCGCGCCGAAGGCGGCGCGATCGAAACGAACGCCGCTGCGACCGCGGCCGATATCGCCAAGCTGGAGC
Coding sequences within:
- a CDS encoding NnrS family protein, whose translation is MPPSPSVSRPVPRGLSRTGPVLFSYGFRPFFLGGALWAIAAMTLWIAAISGHLTLAEEYGAANWHAHEMLFGFASAVLAGFLLTAVPNWTGRLPVSGWPLGGLFALWCAGRIALLASDMLGVAVAAAVDALFLPALLAICTREVVAGRKWKDLKVLGGLLALSLANALYHVAAIDGEHSYMAIRLAVSAYVVLVMIVGGRILPSFTRNWLNKVGRTDFPVPYNRFDMTAILVGTAALGVWAVRPDHPATAFVGLAAAALHCIRLHRWRGWTTAREPILVILHIAYLFVPLGLFSIALSALGYLEERSVLHLLSVGAIACMMLAVMTRASLGHTGRALIASKLTVASYAALILCALVRPLAELLPDMAPAFYAASGLLWIAAFGLYGLEYAPILARKRRAPV